In Musa acuminata AAA Group cultivar baxijiao chromosome BXJ2-3, Cavendish_Baxijiao_AAA, whole genome shotgun sequence, the following proteins share a genomic window:
- the LOC135608248 gene encoding U-box domain-containing protein 30-like, with translation MPQFQQHASWRLESGGQVIDLETAVKDGILGGGGLPTGKDGTLGAAAEKLDLKKTIEELDSAAEDVPSVFICPISLEPMVDPVTLCTGQTYERANILKWLSLGHLTCPTTMQELWDDAVTPNRTLHQLISAWFSQRYLLVKKRSEDVQGRAAELVQSLKKVKGQARVEALKELQKMVVAHPSLRNALADSGVVALLSSLLGPFTSHAVGSEVIAILVNLSLDSDTKASLMQPARISLVVDMLNEGTIDTKINCTRYIEMLMAEKSFRCEFMLSLSLLVALLRLAKDKRHPNGIAAALSLLEAICSHEQVRSSLVSVGAVTQLVELLPNLSPEGSVPALHILDDLSTIPEGLSALKDCPQTIPNTVRLLMRASEAGVQYALSILWAVCKLAPDECASLAVEAGLPANLLLVIQSGCNPELKQRAAELLKLCSLNYTTTLFISKCKLTRTIQ, from the coding sequence ATGCCACAGTTCCAGCAGCACGCTTCATGGAGGCTGGAGAGCGGTGGGCAGGTCATAGATCTGGAGACCGCCGTCAAAGACGGGATCTTGGGCGGCGGAGGCCTCCCGACGGGGAAGGACGGGACCTTGGGGGCCGCCGCTGAGAAGCTCGATCTCAAGAAGACGATCGAGGAGCTCGACTCGGCGGCGGAGGATGTGCCCTCGGTGTTCATCTGCCCCATCTCCCTCGAGCCCATGGTGGATCCCGTCACGCTCTGCACCGGCCAGACCTACGAGCGCGCCAACATCCTCAAGTGGTTATCCCTGGGGCACCTCACCTGCCCCACCACAATGCAGGAGCTGTGGGACGACGCCGTCACCCCCAACCGAACCCTCCACCAGCTGATCAGCGCCTGGTTCTCGCAGCGTTACCTCCTAGTGAAGAAGCGGTCCGAGGACGTCCAGGGCCGCGCCGCCGAGCTCGTCCAGAGCCTGAAGAAGGTCAAGGGGCAGGCCAGAGTCGAGGCCCTCAAGGAGCTCCAGAAGATGGTCGTGGCCCATCCCTCCCTCAGGAACGCCTTGGCTGACTCCGGTGTCGTGGCACTGCTTTCTTCTCTCCTCGGCCCGTTCACCTCCCACGCCGTTGGCTCCGAGGTGATCGCCATCCTCGTGAATCTTAGCTTGGATTCAGATACAAAGGCAAGTCTGATGCAACCGGCAAGAATCTCACTCGTAGTAGACATGCTGAATGAAGGCACCATCGACACTAAGATCAATTGCACGAGGTACATCGAGATGCTGATGGCGGAGAAGAGTTTCCGGTGCGAGTTCATGTTGAGTTTGAGTCTTCTGGTAGCGCTGTTGAGATTGGCGAAGGACAAGCGACACCCGAACGGCATTGCGGCGGCGCTTAGCTTGCTGGAAGCGATCTGCTCTCACGAGCAAGTCCGGAGCTCGCTGGTGAGCGTTGGAGCAGTGACGCAGCTCGTGGAGCTACTGCCGAACCTGAGTCCCGAGGGCTCGGTACCAGCATTGCACATCTTGGATGATCTCTCGACGATACCTGAAGGCCTGTCGGCTCTGAAAGATTGCCCTCAAACCATTCCCAACACAGTGAGGCTTCTAATGAGAGCATCCGAAGCTGGTGTTCAGTACGCATTGTCTATATTGTGGGCTGTCTGTAAGCTTGCTCCCGACGAATGTGCTTCGCTTGCGGTGGAGGCGGGGTTGCCTGCAAATCTATTGCTTGTCATCCAGAGCGGTTGCAATCCGGAGCTGAAGCAACGGGCTGCCGAGCTGTTGAAGCTCTGCAGTCTCAATTACACGACCACCCTATTCATTTCAAAGTGTAAGCTAACCAGGACGATCCAGTGA
- the LOC135608247 gene encoding ACT domain-containing protein ACR3-like, which yields MEGRGSEPYFDPDYDSLVERINPRVCIDNETCEDCTLVKVDSANRHGILLEMVQLLTDLDLVISKSYISSDGGWLMDVFHVADQLGNKLTDPTTLRYIQQSLVSGWKGTRSTVEVRTCLGKLLGPGQLASGYPAIEITATDRPGLLSEIAAVLAELHCHVACAQAWTHNSRAAVILYVTDEPARTPIADADWLAHIEQQVDSVVEAHHGPGERRRVKVSGPTPGRVHTERRLHQLMYEDGDYEAGPPPPPVNGDHFADANLEARRGNVLFLSSPSSSSSSSSASSAVIKTRASIDSWKKRGYSVVNIQSRDRPKLLFDTVCTLTDMQYVVFHAAVGSHGPLAVQEYYIRHMDGCTLDSERDRQKVSRCLVAAVERRVSHGLRLDVSARDRPGLLSDVTRVLRENSLSLTRAECAARGERAVGTFYVTDASGGGDVDPKRVNAVRQEMGDSVTVEVSNDATREWSSAKSSNNGSSSSRLTSSSAGGSRSRSMTSLGSSLGSLLWSHIERLSSNFGSIRS from the exons ATGGAAGGCAGAGGAAGCGAGCCGTATTTCGACCCGGACTACGATTCCCTCGTCGAGAGGATCAACCCCCG CGTTTGCATCGACAACGAGACATGTGAGGATTGCACGCTCGTCAAG GTGGATAGCGCCAACAGGCACGGGATCCTTCTGGAGATGGTTCAGCTCCTCACCGACCTCGACCTCGTCATCTCCAAGTCCTACATCTCGTCCGACGGTGGCTGGCTCATGGATG TGTTTCACGTCGCGGACCAGCTCGGTAACAAACTAACGGATCCCACCACCCTTCGCTACATCCAACAG TCGCTGGTGAGCGGATGGAAGGGAACCCGGAGCACGGTCGAGGTGAGGACCTGCCTCGGGAAGCTGTTGGGCCCGGGGCAGCTGGCCTCCGGGTACCCCGCCATCGAGATCACGGCCACGGACCGGCCTGGCCTCCTCTCCGAGATCGCCGCcgtcctcgccgagctccactgtcATGTGGCCTGCGCCCAGGCCTGGACGCATAACTCACGCGCCGCCGTCATCCTCTACGTCACCGACGAACCCGCGCGCACGCCCATCGCCGACGCCGACTGGCTGGCCCATATCGAGCAGCAGGTCGACAGTGTAGTCGAAGCGCACCATGGGCCCGGCGAGCGGCGGCGGGTGAAGGTGTCGGGGCCGACGCCCGGCCGCGTGCACACGGAGAGGCGGCTGCACCAGCTGATGTACGAGGACGGGGACTACGAGGCCGGCCCCCCGCCGCCTCCTGTGAACGGCGACCACTTCGCGGACGCCAACCTCGAGGCCAGGAGGGGCAACGTACTGTTCTTGTCAtctccgtcgtcgtcgtcgtcgtcttcgtcgGCGTCATCGGCGGTGATAAAGACGCGGGCATCCATCGACAGCTGGAAGAAGCGAGGGTACTCGGTGGTCAACATACAGAGCAGGGACCGCCCTAAGCTCCTCTTCGACACGGTGTGCACGTTGACCGACATGCAGTACGTGGTGTTCCACGCCGCCGTCGGGTCGCACGGACCGCTCGCCGTGCAG GAATACTACATCCGACACATGGACGGTTGCACTCTGGATTCGGAGAGGGACAGGCAGAAGGTCAGCCGGTGCTTGGTGGCCGCCGTGGAGCGGAGAGTCTCCCAT GGGCTGAGGCTTGACGTGAGCGCAAGGGACCGGCCGGGCCTGCTGTCGGACGTCACCAGGGTGCTCAGGGAGAATAGCCTATCGTTGACGAGGGCGGAATGCGCGGCGCGCGGGGAGAGGGCGGTGGGAACGTTCTACGTGACGGACGCTTCGGGCGGCGGCGACGTGGATCCGAAGAGGGTGAACGCGGTGAGGCAGGAGATGGGGGACAGCGTCACGGTGGAGGTGAGCAACGACGCCACGCGAGAATGGAGCTCCGCCAAAAGCAGCAAcaatggcagcagcagcagcagactgACGTCGTCGTCGGCTGGTGGCAGTAGAAGCAGAAGCATGACCTCCCTCGGAAGCTCTCTCGGAAGCCTCCTGTGGTCTCACATCGAGCGGCTCTCGAGCAACTTCGGATCCATCAGATCATGA
- the LOC135608250 gene encoding squalene monooxygenase SE1-like yields the protein MADQYLLGAVVASILGFLLLHVGFHGWKGRARRTAGKCGSGPAVPGDGGTEVIIVGAGVAGSALAYALGKDGRRVHVIERDLSEPDRIVGELLQPGGYLKLLELGLEDCVDEIDAQRVLGYALFKDDKSTKLSYPLEKFHSDIAGRSFHNGRFIQRMREKAASLPNVRLEQGTVTSLIEENGTVKGVVYKTKSGEEFKALSPLTIVCDGCFSNLRRTLCSPKVDVPSCFVGLVLENCQLPFPDHGHVILANPSPILFYPISSTEIRCLVDVPGQKVPSIANGEMANYLKTMVAPQVPTELHDAFVAAIDKGSIRTMPNRSMPAAPHPTAGALLMGDAFNMRHPLTGGGMTVALSDIVVLRNLLKPLHDLHDAAALCKYLESFYTLRKPVASTINTLAGALYKVFSASPDQARNEMRQACFDYLSLGGVFSSGPIALISGLNPRPLSLVAHFFAVAIYGVGRLLLPIPSLERLWIGARLISGAAGIIFPIIKAEGVRQMFFPATLPAYYRAPPVN from the exons ATGGCGGATCAATACCTGTTGGGAGCCGTCGTCGCTTCGATCCTAGGGTTCCTCCTCCTGCACGTAGGGTTCCATGGCTGGAAGGGGAGGGCGCGTCGTACTGCTGGAAAGTGTGGTTCCGGCCCGGCGGTCCCCGGAGACGGGGGAACCGAAGTTATCATCGTGGGTGCCGGCGTTGCCGGCTCTGCCCTCGCTTACGCGCTGGGGAAG GATGGTAGACGTGTGCATGTCATCgagagggatttgtctgagcctgACAGAATTGTTGGTGAACTTTTGCAACCAGGAGGCTACCTAAAATTGTTAGAGCTAGGCCTTGAGG ACTGTGTTGATGAAATTGATGCTCAGCGAGTCCTTGGTTATGCTCTTTTTAAAGATGATAAAAGTACCAAACTCTCATACCCTTTGGAGAAATTCCATTCAGACATTGCTGGGAGGAGCTTCCATAATGGGCGTTTCATCCAAAGGATGAGAGAGAAGGCAGCGTCCTTGCCTAA TGTTCGGTTGGAACAGGGAACCGTGACATCCTTGATTGAAGAAAATGGAACAGTCAAGGGGGTAGTCTACAAGACCAAATCTGGTGAAGAATTCAAAGCTCTTTCACCTCTTACAATTGTATGTGATGGCTGCTTTTCGAATCTGAGGCGCACACTCTGCTCTCCTAAG GTGGATGTACCTTCTTGTTTTGTTGGTTTGGTTCTAGAGAACTGCCAACTTCCTTTTCCGGATCATGGGCATGTTATCTTAGCAAATCCTTCACCAATATTGTTTTACCCAATTAGTAGCACCGAGATTCGCTGTTTGGTTGATGTACCTGGACAGAAGGTACCTTCTATTGCTAATGGTGAAATGGCAAATTATCTGAAGACGATGGTGGCACCTCAG GTTCCAACCGAACTGCATGATGCTTTTGTAGCGGCCATTGACAAGGGAAGCATTAGAACTATGCCAAACAGAAGCATGCCAGCTGCTCCTCATCCAACAGCTGGTGCCCTCTTGATGGGCGATGCATTTAATATGCGCCATCCTCTGACCGGAGGAGGAATGACAGTGGCCTTGTCTGATATAGTCGTGCTACGTAATCTTCTTAAGCCTCTGCATGATCTTCATGATGCTGCCGCTCTCTGCAAATACCTGGAATCCTTCTACACTTTGCGGAAA ccGGTTGCTTCTACAATAAACACTCTGGCAGGCGCCTTGTACAAGGTATTCAGTGCATCACCCGATCAAGCTAGGAATGAAATGCGACAAGCCTGTTTCGATTATCTGAGCCTTGGAGGTGTTTTCTCAAGTGGGCCAATTGCTTTAATCTCTGGTCTTAATCCCCGCCCCCTGAGTTTGGTAGCGCACTTCTTTGCCGTTGCTATCTATGGAGTTGGCCGGCTATTGTTGCCCATTCCTTCGCTCGAGAGATTGTGGATTGGAGCTAGACTGATTTCT GGTGCAGCAGGTATCATTTTCCCGATTATTAAAGCAGAAGGCGTCAGGCAAATGTTCTTCCCTGCTACTCTCCCTGCATATTATAGAGCTCCTCCTGTTAATTGA
- the LOC135608249 gene encoding pentatricopeptide repeat-containing protein At3g49730-like isoform X1, whose product MLQKEIKRLIRVDGIKEIAKPFLRTLGMCRSAGVAWGNKAMQKVSSYCCWRRLVVLRSLSSAIPVTGSPFSHTPCRTVTTSAADEFSADVERIYRILRKFHSRPPKLDLALRDSGVSLRPGLLERVIGRCGDAGALSFRFFSWASRCPDHPPSPAARRAMVRVLSKMRHFGAAWALVDEIRRETPDLLTSDLFVGLIRRFAAARMVAKAVEVLDEMPNYGCEADEHVFGCLLDALCKNGSVKEAASLFQDLKEKYPPNLKHFTSLLYGWCKLGKLMEAKFVLVQMKNAGFEPDVVVFNTLLGGFAAAGKMEDGYELLKEMGRKGCKPNVVSYTTLIQALCSRDRMDEAMWLFVEMRRNNCAADAVTYATLISGFCRSGKIDRGYEFLDKMAEQGLRPDSSAYFHIFAAYEKKDRLEECLELMSRMSNAGCLPDLGIYNTVIRLVCKLGELKQAVAIWNEMEASGISPGLDTFVIMVHGFVEHGSLVEACTYFKDMVGRGLLTAPQYGILKDLLNALLRAEKLELAKEVWGFIVNNGCDLNVYAWTIWIHALFSKKHVKEACSYCLDMLDSGLMPQPDTFAKLMKGLKKLYNRQIAVEITEKVRKMAEERHITFKKYKRRGVRDLEEKAKAKAKAQRERKKEKSCRQLFSHRQGRGPSGQLDPDTEESYTP is encoded by the coding sequence ATGTTGCAAAAAGAAATTAAGAGGTTGATAAGAGTGGATGGAATAAAAGAGATTGCTAAGCCTTTTTTACGGACACTTGGAATGTGCCGCTCTGCGGGCGTGGCGTGGGGGAACAAAGCAATGCAGAAGGTCTCCTCCTATTGCTGTTGGAGAAGATTGGTCGTCCTCCGATCCCTCTCCTCCGCCATCCCCGTAACTGGATCTCCCTTCAGCCATACTCCTTGCCGTACCGTCACCACCTCCGCCGCTGACGAGTTCTCCGCCGACGTCGAGAGGATCTACCGCATCCTCCGCAAGTTCCACTCGCGCCCGCCGAAGCTCGACCTCGCCCTTCGCGACTCCGGCGTCTCCCTCCGCCCTGGCCTCCTCGAGCGCGTCATCGGCCGCTGCGGCGACGCCGGCGCCCTCTCCTTCCGCTTCTTCTCATGGGCCTCCCGCTGCCCCGACCATCCCCCGTCCCCTGCCGCCCGCCGCGCCATGGTCCGCGTCCTCTCCAAGATGCGTCATTTCGGCGCCGCCTGGGCTCTCGTCGATGAGATCCGCCGCGAGACCCCTGACCTCCTCACCTCCGACCTCTTCGTCGGCCTTATCCGGCGCTTTGCCGCCGCCCGTATGGTCGCCAAGGCCGTCGAGGTGCTCGATGAAATGCCCAACTATGGCTGTGAGGCCGACGAACATGTCTTTGGCTGCCTTTTGGACGCTCTCTGCAAGAATGGTAGTGTAAAGGAGGCAGCTTCTCTCTTCCAGGACTTGAAGGAGAAGTATCCCCCGAACCTGAAGCACTTCACCTCGCTTCTTTACGGCTGGTGCAAGCTGGGGAAGCTCATGGAGGCTAAATTTGTGTTGGTTCAGATGAAAAATGCTGGCTTTGAGCCTGATGTGGTTGTTTTTAACACTTTGCTGGGTGGCTTTGCTGCTGCCGGGAAGATGGAGGATGGGTATGAGCTCCTAAAAGAGATGGGGCGGAAGGGATGCAAGCCTAACGTGGTTTCATACACCACCCTGATCCAGGCACTTTGCTCGAGGGACAGAATGGATGAGGCTATGTGGCTGTTTGTGGAAATGAGGCGTAATAATTGTGCAGCGGATGCCGTGACGTATGCCACTCTCATTAGTGGGTTTTGTAGGTCAGGGAAGATTGACAGAGGATATGAGTTCCTTGACAAAATGGCGGAGCAAGGATTGAGGCCTGATTCGAGTGCTTACTTTCACATCTTTGCAGCTTATGAGAAGAAGGATCGATTGGAGGAGTGCTTGGAGCTCATGAGTAGAATGTCCAATGCTGGCTGTCTTCCTGATCTTGGCATCTATAACACAGTTATCAGATTGGTCTGCAAGCTCGGGGAGTTGAAACAAGCCGTTGCTATCTGGAATGAGATGGAAGCAAGTGGGATTAGTCCGGGCCTTGATACTTTTGTGATCATGGTGCATGGGTTTGTCGAGCATGGTTCATTGGTCGAGGCATGTACATACTTCAAAGATATGGTGGGACGAGGCCTCTTGACCGCCCCACAGTATGGCATTTTGAAGGACCTACTGAATGCGCTACTGAGAGCTGAGAAGCTTGAATTGGCAAAGGAGGTTTGGGGTTTCATCGTGAACAATGGTTGTGATCTAAATGTGTATGCTTGGACTATATGGATTCATGCTTTGTTCTCAAAGAAGCATGTCAAAGAGGCATGCTCTTATTGTTTGGATATGCTCGACTCTGGGCTAATGCCTCAGCCTGACACATTTGCGAAACTCATGAAGGGGTTGAAGAAGCTGTACAACCGGCAAATTGCAGTAGAAATAACTGAAAAGGTGAGGAAAATGGCAGAGGAGAGGCACATTACTTTCAAAAAGTACAAAAGGCGAGGGGTGAGAGACCTTGAAGAGAAGGCAAAGGCTAAGGCTAAGGCACAGAGGGAGAGGAAAAAGGAAAAGAGTTGCAGGCAGCTATTTAGTCACCGTCAGGGTCGGGGCCCTTCTGGTCAATTAGATCCCGACACTGAAGAGTCCTATACACCTTAA
- the LOC135608249 gene encoding pentatricopeptide repeat-containing protein At3g49730-like isoform X2, whose product MCRSAGVAWGNKAMQKVSSYCCWRRLVVLRSLSSAIPVTGSPFSHTPCRTVTTSAADEFSADVERIYRILRKFHSRPPKLDLALRDSGVSLRPGLLERVIGRCGDAGALSFRFFSWASRCPDHPPSPAARRAMVRVLSKMRHFGAAWALVDEIRRETPDLLTSDLFVGLIRRFAAARMVAKAVEVLDEMPNYGCEADEHVFGCLLDALCKNGSVKEAASLFQDLKEKYPPNLKHFTSLLYGWCKLGKLMEAKFVLVQMKNAGFEPDVVVFNTLLGGFAAAGKMEDGYELLKEMGRKGCKPNVVSYTTLIQALCSRDRMDEAMWLFVEMRRNNCAADAVTYATLISGFCRSGKIDRGYEFLDKMAEQGLRPDSSAYFHIFAAYEKKDRLEECLELMSRMSNAGCLPDLGIYNTVIRLVCKLGELKQAVAIWNEMEASGISPGLDTFVIMVHGFVEHGSLVEACTYFKDMVGRGLLTAPQYGILKDLLNALLRAEKLELAKEVWGFIVNNGCDLNVYAWTIWIHALFSKKHVKEACSYCLDMLDSGLMPQPDTFAKLMKGLKKLYNRQIAVEITEKVRKMAEERHITFKKYKRRGVRDLEEKAKAKAKAQRERKKEKSCRQLFSHRQGRGPSGQLDPDTEESYTP is encoded by the coding sequence ATGTGCCGCTCTGCGGGCGTGGCGTGGGGGAACAAAGCAATGCAGAAGGTCTCCTCCTATTGCTGTTGGAGAAGATTGGTCGTCCTCCGATCCCTCTCCTCCGCCATCCCCGTAACTGGATCTCCCTTCAGCCATACTCCTTGCCGTACCGTCACCACCTCCGCCGCTGACGAGTTCTCCGCCGACGTCGAGAGGATCTACCGCATCCTCCGCAAGTTCCACTCGCGCCCGCCGAAGCTCGACCTCGCCCTTCGCGACTCCGGCGTCTCCCTCCGCCCTGGCCTCCTCGAGCGCGTCATCGGCCGCTGCGGCGACGCCGGCGCCCTCTCCTTCCGCTTCTTCTCATGGGCCTCCCGCTGCCCCGACCATCCCCCGTCCCCTGCCGCCCGCCGCGCCATGGTCCGCGTCCTCTCCAAGATGCGTCATTTCGGCGCCGCCTGGGCTCTCGTCGATGAGATCCGCCGCGAGACCCCTGACCTCCTCACCTCCGACCTCTTCGTCGGCCTTATCCGGCGCTTTGCCGCCGCCCGTATGGTCGCCAAGGCCGTCGAGGTGCTCGATGAAATGCCCAACTATGGCTGTGAGGCCGACGAACATGTCTTTGGCTGCCTTTTGGACGCTCTCTGCAAGAATGGTAGTGTAAAGGAGGCAGCTTCTCTCTTCCAGGACTTGAAGGAGAAGTATCCCCCGAACCTGAAGCACTTCACCTCGCTTCTTTACGGCTGGTGCAAGCTGGGGAAGCTCATGGAGGCTAAATTTGTGTTGGTTCAGATGAAAAATGCTGGCTTTGAGCCTGATGTGGTTGTTTTTAACACTTTGCTGGGTGGCTTTGCTGCTGCCGGGAAGATGGAGGATGGGTATGAGCTCCTAAAAGAGATGGGGCGGAAGGGATGCAAGCCTAACGTGGTTTCATACACCACCCTGATCCAGGCACTTTGCTCGAGGGACAGAATGGATGAGGCTATGTGGCTGTTTGTGGAAATGAGGCGTAATAATTGTGCAGCGGATGCCGTGACGTATGCCACTCTCATTAGTGGGTTTTGTAGGTCAGGGAAGATTGACAGAGGATATGAGTTCCTTGACAAAATGGCGGAGCAAGGATTGAGGCCTGATTCGAGTGCTTACTTTCACATCTTTGCAGCTTATGAGAAGAAGGATCGATTGGAGGAGTGCTTGGAGCTCATGAGTAGAATGTCCAATGCTGGCTGTCTTCCTGATCTTGGCATCTATAACACAGTTATCAGATTGGTCTGCAAGCTCGGGGAGTTGAAACAAGCCGTTGCTATCTGGAATGAGATGGAAGCAAGTGGGATTAGTCCGGGCCTTGATACTTTTGTGATCATGGTGCATGGGTTTGTCGAGCATGGTTCATTGGTCGAGGCATGTACATACTTCAAAGATATGGTGGGACGAGGCCTCTTGACCGCCCCACAGTATGGCATTTTGAAGGACCTACTGAATGCGCTACTGAGAGCTGAGAAGCTTGAATTGGCAAAGGAGGTTTGGGGTTTCATCGTGAACAATGGTTGTGATCTAAATGTGTATGCTTGGACTATATGGATTCATGCTTTGTTCTCAAAGAAGCATGTCAAAGAGGCATGCTCTTATTGTTTGGATATGCTCGACTCTGGGCTAATGCCTCAGCCTGACACATTTGCGAAACTCATGAAGGGGTTGAAGAAGCTGTACAACCGGCAAATTGCAGTAGAAATAACTGAAAAGGTGAGGAAAATGGCAGAGGAGAGGCACATTACTTTCAAAAAGTACAAAAGGCGAGGGGTGAGAGACCTTGAAGAGAAGGCAAAGGCTAAGGCTAAGGCACAGAGGGAGAGGAAAAAGGAAAAGAGTTGCAGGCAGCTATTTAGTCACCGTCAGGGTCGGGGCCCTTCTGGTCAATTAGATCCCGACACTGAAGAGTCCTATACACCTTAA